From the Streptomyces syringium genome, one window contains:
- a CDS encoding CitMHS family transporter, translated as MLTILGFGMIATFLVLIMLKKMSPMAALVIVPALFCVLVGKGSHLGDYVLKGIGSLAPTAAMLMFAIVYFGVMIDVGLFDPIVRGILRFCKADPMRVVVGTAVLAAIVSLDGDGSTTFMITVSAMVPLYRRLKMSLVIMTGVAAMANGVMNTLPWGGPTARAATALKLDAGDIFVPMIPALAVGLLFVIGLAYVLGLRERKRLGVLTLEQALGRPDGEPEPEQALIGSAGAGDAPARKAAPAGGGSTASGATTGPADGSLDESQGGSQEADASSEILDPRRATLRPRLYWFNAALTVALLTLLILQTLPIPVLFLLGAAIALTVNFPHMPDQKARIAAHAENVLNVSGMVFAAAVFTGVLTGTGMVEEMARTVVDSVPDAMGPHMALVTGVLSIPFTYFMSNDGFYFGIVPILAEAGAAHGVSPLEIARASLVGQALHMSSPLVPAVYVLVGMAKVEFGDHTRFTVKWAALTSLVVLGAGLLFGII; from the coding sequence ATGCTGACCATCCTGGGCTTCGGCATGATCGCCACCTTCCTGGTGCTGATCATGCTGAAGAAGATGTCGCCCATGGCGGCGCTGGTGATCGTCCCAGCGCTGTTCTGCGTCCTGGTGGGCAAGGGCTCCCACCTCGGCGACTACGTACTCAAGGGCATCGGCTCCCTGGCGCCGACGGCCGCCATGCTGATGTTCGCCATCGTCTACTTCGGCGTGATGATCGACGTCGGGCTCTTCGATCCGATCGTCCGCGGCATCCTGCGCTTCTGCAAGGCCGACCCGATGCGGGTGGTCGTCGGCACCGCGGTGCTCGCCGCGATCGTCTCGCTCGACGGGGACGGCTCCACCACCTTCATGATCACCGTCTCGGCGATGGTGCCGCTCTACCGCCGCCTCAAGATGAGCCTGGTCATCATGACCGGTGTCGCCGCCATGGCCAACGGCGTCATGAACACCCTGCCCTGGGGCGGCCCGACCGCCCGCGCCGCCACCGCGCTCAAGCTCGACGCCGGCGACATCTTCGTCCCGATGATCCCGGCGCTGGCCGTGGGCCTGCTCTTCGTCATCGGCCTCGCGTACGTCCTCGGGCTGCGGGAGCGCAAGCGGCTCGGCGTCCTGACGCTGGAGCAGGCCCTGGGCCGGCCCGACGGCGAACCGGAGCCCGAGCAGGCGCTGATCGGCTCGGCCGGCGCGGGCGACGCCCCGGCCCGCAAGGCGGCCCCGGCCGGCGGCGGCTCCACGGCGAGCGGCGCGACGACCGGTCCGGCCGACGGCTCCCTGGACGAAAGCCAGGGCGGCTCCCAGGAAGCTGACGCCTCCTCCGAGATCCTCGACCCCCGTCGCGCCACCCTGCGACCGCGCCTGTACTGGTTCAACGCGGCGCTGACCGTCGCGCTGCTCACCCTCCTGATCCTCCAGACGCTGCCCATCCCGGTGCTCTTCCTGCTCGGCGCCGCCATCGCCCTGACCGTCAACTTCCCGCACATGCCCGACCAGAAGGCCCGCATCGCGGCCCACGCCGAGAACGTCCTCAACGTCTCCGGAATGGTCTTCGCCGCCGCCGTCTTCACCGGGGTGCTGACCGGCACCGGCATGGTCGAGGAGATGGCCCGTACGGTCGTCGACTCCGTCCCCGACGCGATGGGCCCGCACATGGCCCTCGTCACCGGCGTCCTGTCGATCCCGTTCACGTACTTCATGTCCAACGACGGCTTCTACTTCGGCATCGTGCCGATCCTCGCCGAGGCGGGCGCCGCCCACGGGGTCTCCCCGCTGGAGATCGCCCGGGCCTCGCTCGTCGGCCAGGCCCTGCACATGTCGAGCCCGCTCGTGCCCGCCGTCTATGTGCTCGTGGGCATGGCGAAGGTGGAGTTCGGCGACCACACCCGGTTCACCGTCAAATGGGCGGCGCTCACCTCCCTCGTCGTCCTCGGCGCGGGACTGCTGTTCGGCATCATCTAG
- a CDS encoding aldehyde dehydrogenase family protein, with product MIAHDGMFIDGEWRPAAGPETIEVVNPADEQVIGTVPAGTPEDVDAAVRAARAALPGWSATPPAERGRHLAALRDALDARREEIAATVVAELGSPARFAQRVHTGLPIAVTGSCAELAATHPFEEKIGNSTVLHEPVGVVGAITPWNYPLHQVVVKVAPALAAGCTVVLKPAEDTPLTARLFAECVAAAGIPAGVFNLVTGLGAVAGQALAEHPDVDLVSFTGSTAVGKRIGAIAGAAVKRVTLELGGKSANVILPGADLAKAVAANVADVCRNTGQSCNAWTRTLVHADDYEEAVALAAEAVAAYTPGDPADPDVRLGPLVNAAQHARVRGYIDRGVAEGARLVAGGSDVPEGREKGYFVRPTVFADVTPEMTIAQEEIFGPVLSFIKYTDEDEAARIANGTVYGLGGAVWAADDATAAAFARRMDTGQVDINGGGFNLLAPFGGHKQSGIGRELGAHGLAEFLQTKSLQF from the coding sequence GTGATCGCGCACGACGGGATGTTCATCGACGGCGAGTGGCGGCCCGCGGCCGGACCCGAGACCATCGAGGTCGTCAACCCCGCCGACGAGCAGGTCATCGGCACCGTCCCGGCCGGTACGCCCGAGGACGTGGACGCCGCCGTACGGGCCGCCCGCGCGGCCCTGCCCGGCTGGTCCGCCACCCCGCCCGCCGAGCGGGGGCGGCACCTCGCCGCCCTGCGTGACGCGCTCGACGCCCGCCGCGAGGAGATCGCCGCCACCGTCGTCGCCGAACTCGGCTCGCCCGCCCGCTTCGCGCAGCGGGTCCACACCGGTCTGCCGATCGCCGTCACCGGCTCCTGCGCGGAACTCGCCGCGACCCACCCCTTCGAGGAGAAGATCGGCAACTCGACGGTCCTGCACGAGCCGGTCGGCGTCGTCGGCGCCATCACTCCCTGGAACTACCCGCTCCACCAGGTCGTCGTGAAGGTCGCCCCCGCCCTCGCAGCGGGCTGCACGGTCGTCCTCAAGCCCGCCGAGGACACCCCGCTCACCGCCCGGCTCTTCGCCGAGTGCGTGGCCGCCGCCGGGATCCCGGCGGGCGTCTTCAACCTCGTCACCGGGCTCGGCGCCGTGGCCGGCCAGGCGCTCGCCGAACACCCCGACGTCGACCTCGTCTCCTTCACCGGATCGACGGCGGTCGGCAAGCGGATCGGCGCCATCGCCGGCGCGGCCGTCAAGCGTGTCACCCTCGAACTGGGCGGCAAGTCCGCGAACGTCATCCTGCCCGGCGCGGACCTGGCCAAGGCCGTCGCCGCGAACGTCGCCGACGTCTGCCGCAACACCGGCCAGTCCTGCAACGCGTGGACGCGCACGCTCGTCCACGCCGACGACTACGAGGAGGCGGTCGCCCTCGCCGCCGAGGCCGTCGCCGCGTACACCCCCGGTGACCCGGCCGACCCGGACGTCCGCCTCGGCCCGCTCGTCAACGCCGCCCAGCACGCCCGCGTCCGCGGCTACATCGACCGGGGCGTCGCGGAAGGCGCGCGGCTCGTCGCGGGCGGCTCCGACGTCCCGGAGGGCCGCGAGAAGGGCTACTTCGTGCGCCCGACCGTCTTCGCCGACGTCACCCCGGAGATGACGATCGCGCAGGAGGAGATCTTCGGCCCGGTCCTCTCCTTCATCAAGTACACCGACGAGGACGAGGCGGCCCGCATCGCCAACGGCACCGTCTACGGCCTGGGCGGGGCCGTCTGGGCCGCCGACGACGCCACGGCCGCCGCCTTCGCCCGGCGCATGGACACCGGACAGGTCGACATCAACGGCGGCGGCTTCAACCTGCTCGCGCCCTTCGGCGGCCACAAGCAGTCGGGCATCGGCCGCGAACTGGGCGCGCACGGCCTGGCGGAGTTCCTGCAGACGAAGTCCCTGCAGTTCTGA
- a CDS encoding Zn-dependent alcohol dehydrogenase: MIRAAVLSAVGAPLRIAGIELPPPGPGQVRVRLAAAGVCHSDLSLSDGTLRQPVPAVLGHEGAGTVTEVGEGVTHVVPGDHVVLNWAPSCGDCHLCGLGEPWLCADAGSTATVPYATLAADGSSLYPGLGTAVFAEETVVRASAVLPLPEGVPLVEAALLGCAVLTGYGAVHHSARVRAGESVVVFGAGGVGLATLQSARLAGAGTIVAVDVSPRKEELARAAGATDFLVADDTTAKRIRELTGGHGADVAIECVGRADTIRTAWSATRRGGRTTVVGIGGKDQRVTFSALELFHFGRTLSGCVYGNSDPARDLPVIAGHVRAGRLDLSALVTERIGLDGIPAAFDAMLAGRGGRALVVFPEAG, from the coding sequence ATGATCCGTGCCGCCGTACTGTCCGCCGTGGGTGCCCCGCTCCGGATCGCCGGGATCGAGCTGCCGCCGCCCGGACCCGGACAGGTGCGGGTCCGGCTCGCCGCCGCCGGGGTCTGCCACTCCGACCTCTCCCTCTCCGACGGGACGCTGCGCCAGCCCGTGCCCGCCGTCCTCGGCCACGAGGGCGCGGGCACGGTGACCGAGGTCGGCGAGGGCGTGACCCATGTGGTGCCCGGCGACCACGTCGTCCTCAACTGGGCGCCGTCCTGCGGTGACTGCCACCTGTGCGGACTCGGCGAGCCCTGGCTGTGCGCCGACGCCGGGTCCACCGCCACCGTCCCGTACGCCACGCTCGCCGCCGACGGCTCCTCGCTCTACCCGGGCCTGGGCACCGCGGTCTTCGCCGAGGAGACCGTCGTCCGGGCGAGCGCCGTGCTGCCCCTGCCCGAGGGCGTGCCCCTGGTGGAAGCGGCGCTGCTGGGGTGCGCGGTACTGACCGGCTACGGCGCGGTGCACCACAGCGCCCGGGTGCGGGCGGGCGAGTCCGTCGTGGTGTTCGGGGCCGGTGGCGTGGGACTGGCCACCCTCCAGTCGGCGCGCCTCGCCGGCGCCGGGACGATCGTCGCCGTCGACGTGTCACCGCGGAAGGAGGAACTGGCCCGCGCCGCCGGGGCCACCGACTTCCTCGTCGCGGACGACACGACGGCCAAGCGGATCCGTGAACTCACCGGCGGCCACGGCGCGGACGTCGCCATCGAGTGCGTGGGCCGGGCCGACACGATCCGTACGGCCTGGTCGGCCACGCGCCGGGGCGGCCGCACCACCGTCGTGGGCATCGGCGGCAAGGACCAGCGGGTCACCTTCTCCGCCCTGGAACTCTTCCACTTCGGGCGCACGCTGTCGGGCTGTGTCTACGGCAACAGCGACCCGGCACGGGACCTGCCCGTCATCGCCGGACATGTGCGCGCCGGGCGGCTCGACCTCTCCGCCCTGGTCACCGAGCGGATCGGGCTCGACGGCATCCCCGCCGCCTTCGACGCCATGCTCGCGGGCCGCGGCGGCCGGGCGCTGGTGGTGTTCCCCGAAGCGGGGTAG
- a CDS encoding TetR/AcrR family transcriptional regulator, giving the protein MGAEAKRAEEWADVTPDAARRLVTAAVQAFAERGYHATTTRDIAGRAGMSPAALYIHYKTKEELLYQISGVGHRLALDILRRAREGGGSPAERLAEAVRSFVRWHAEHHTTARVVQYELGALGEEHHEEIVGLRRASDAAVRAIIEDGVAAGDFDVPDVRGTTLAVLSLCIDVARWFNADGKRTPDEVGELYAGLVLRMVGYAGQE; this is encoded by the coding sequence ATGGGCGCGGAGGCGAAGCGGGCCGAGGAGTGGGCCGACGTCACACCCGATGCCGCCCGGCGGCTGGTGACCGCGGCCGTCCAGGCCTTCGCCGAGCGCGGCTATCACGCCACCACCACCCGGGACATCGCCGGCCGGGCCGGCATGAGCCCCGCCGCGCTCTACATCCACTACAAGACCAAGGAAGAGCTGCTCTACCAGATCAGCGGCGTCGGCCACCGGCTCGCGCTCGACATCCTCCGCCGTGCCCGGGAGGGCGGGGGCAGCCCCGCCGAGCGGCTCGCCGAAGCCGTACGGAGCTTCGTCCGCTGGCACGCGGAGCACCACACCACCGCCCGGGTCGTGCAGTACGAACTGGGGGCGCTCGGCGAGGAGCACCACGAGGAGATCGTCGGGCTGCGCCGCGCCTCGGACGCCGCCGTCCGCGCCATCATCGAGGACGGCGTGGCGGCGGGCGACTTCGACGTCCCGGACGTGCGCGGCACCACCCTCGCCGTGCTGTCGCTGTGCATCGACGTCGCCCGCTGGTTCAACGCGGACGGCAAGCGCACCCCGGACGAGGTGGGCGAGTTGTACGCGGGGCTGGTCCTGCGCATGGTGGGGTACGCGGGCCAGGAGTGA
- a CDS encoding MaoC family dehydratase, which yields MTEPRIFTSLDDLRAAVGAELGPSDWLEVDQKRIDLFAEATGDHQWIHVDPDRAAAGPFGATIAHGYLTLSLLPSLVPLLMRVENVRMGINYGVNKVRFPSPVPVGSRLRATARIAGVSEVKGGVQLVTAVTIEREGGDKPVCVAESVSRFHL from the coding sequence ATGACGGAGCCCCGGATCTTCACCTCGCTGGACGACCTGCGGGCCGCGGTCGGTGCGGAACTCGGCCCGAGCGACTGGCTCGAGGTGGACCAGAAACGGATCGACCTCTTCGCCGAGGCGACCGGCGACCATCAGTGGATCCATGTGGACCCGGACCGGGCGGCGGCCGGCCCCTTCGGGGCGACCATCGCGCACGGCTATCTGACGCTCTCGCTGCTGCCGTCCCTCGTGCCGCTGCTGATGCGCGTCGAGAACGTCCGCATGGGCATCAACTACGGCGTGAACAAGGTCCGCTTCCCCTCCCCCGTGCCGGTCGGCTCACGGCTGCGGGCCACGGCGAGGATCGCCGGTGTGTCGGAGGTGAAGGGCGGGGTGCAGCTGGTGACGGCGGTGACGATCGAGCGCGAGGGCGGCGACAAGCCGGTGTGCGTGGCGGAGTCGGTGAGCCGCTTCCACCTCTGA
- the soxR gene encoding redox-sensitive transcriptional activator SoxR: MPQISTKVHELTVGQLSARSGAAVSALHFYESKGLISSRRTSGNQRRYERDALRRVAFIRAAQRVGIPLATIREALAELPDERTPNREDWARMSELWRSELDQRIAQLNQLRDRLADCIGCGCLSLDKCALSNPEDRFGGYGSGSVLLAVADKADRSATSEKARVAEKAGQAEKAVGAGTPKRNASSRRCAEPGA, encoded by the coding sequence GTGCCGCAGATTTCCACGAAGGTTCACGAACTCACCGTCGGCCAGCTGTCCGCGCGCAGCGGCGCGGCCGTCTCCGCGCTGCACTTCTACGAGTCCAAGGGCCTGATCAGCAGCCGCCGCACCTCCGGCAACCAACGCCGCTACGAGCGGGACGCCCTGCGCCGGGTCGCCTTCATCCGCGCCGCGCAGCGCGTGGGCATCCCGCTCGCCACCATCCGTGAGGCGCTCGCCGAGCTGCCCGACGAGCGCACCCCCAACCGCGAGGACTGGGCCCGGATGTCCGAGCTGTGGCGCTCGGAGCTGGACCAGCGAATAGCGCAGCTCAATCAGTTGCGCGACCGCCTCGCCGACTGCATCGGCTGCGGCTGCCTCTCGCTCGACAAGTGCGCGCTGTCCAACCCGGAGGACCGCTTCGGCGGCTATGGCAGCGGCTCGGTCCTGCTCGCCGTGGCCGACAAGGCCGACAGGTCGGCCACCTCGGAGAAAGCACGCGTGGCAGAGAAGGCAGGTCAGGCGGAGAAGGCCGTCGGGGCCGGGACGCCGAAGCGGAACGCCTCGTCCCGGCGGTGCGCCGAGCCCGGGGCCTGA
- a CDS encoding alpha/beta fold hydrolase yields the protein MAGTRVEPYWELTFDADGDVHTGERDGLVAGAGRERLTDLVIFAHGWNNDRPRATGLYRRFFAPFPALVDGAAGADGAEVRMGYGGVIWPSMRFADEPVPDFPERALATTVTGPPMLDAATRQALTTVFPGSEETVARLAELLERRPEAPEPLAEFTGLVRALVTADPSDQGGAGLVPDLEGESEPTVLAGDPEVVCAAFADALAGGETPAGLFGGGWKKLWKGAHELLRQASYYTMKRRAGTVGERGLGPALGVLARSAPDLRVHLVGHSFGARLMAFGLRGLPEEAAVSSLTLLQGAFSHYAFSSRLPFDSRRGGALKGAYRRVRGPVVCVHSRHDTALGVMYPLASRLARDADSVLGIDNTRWGAMGYDGIQAVDGSARVSLARALDGGLPDEGCASVDASAVVSRGGPPSGAHSDICHDELARLILLAGRIGG from the coding sequence ATGGCGGGCACACGGGTGGAGCCTTACTGGGAACTGACTTTCGACGCGGACGGCGACGTCCACACCGGCGAGCGGGACGGCCTGGTGGCAGGGGCCGGGCGGGAGCGGCTCACCGATCTGGTGATCTTCGCGCACGGCTGGAACAACGACCGGCCGAGGGCGACCGGGCTCTACCGGCGCTTCTTCGCCCCGTTCCCGGCCCTCGTCGACGGGGCCGCCGGGGCCGACGGAGCCGAGGTGCGCATGGGCTACGGCGGCGTGATCTGGCCATCGATGCGGTTCGCCGACGAGCCCGTCCCCGACTTCCCGGAACGGGCGCTCGCGACCACCGTCACCGGGCCGCCCATGCTCGACGCCGCCACCCGGCAGGCGCTGACCACGGTCTTCCCCGGGAGCGAGGAGACGGTGGCCCGGCTCGCGGAGCTGCTCGAGCGGCGACCCGAGGCCCCGGAACCGCTGGCGGAGTTCACCGGCCTCGTCCGCGCGCTCGTCACGGCGGATCCCTCGGATCAGGGAGGCGCGGGCCTCGTCCCGGACCTGGAGGGCGAGAGCGAACCCACCGTGCTCGCCGGGGACCCGGAGGTGGTGTGCGCGGCCTTCGCCGACGCCCTGGCGGGCGGCGAGACGCCGGCCGGGCTGTTCGGCGGTGGCTGGAAGAAGCTGTGGAAGGGCGCCCACGAGCTGCTGCGCCAGGCCTCGTACTACACGATGAAGCGCCGGGCCGGCACGGTGGGCGAGCGGGGCCTCGGCCCCGCGCTCGGGGTGCTCGCCCGCTCCGCGCCCGACCTGCGGGTGCATCTGGTCGGGCACAGCTTCGGCGCCCGGCTGATGGCCTTCGGGCTGCGCGGGCTGCCGGAGGAGGCCGCGGTGTCCTCCCTGACGCTGCTCCAGGGTGCCTTCTCGCACTACGCGTTCTCCTCCCGGCTGCCCTTCGACAGCCGCCGCGGCGGTGCGCTGAAGGGCGCGTACCGCCGGGTGCGGGGGCCGGTGGTGTGCGTCCACTCGCGGCACGACACGGCGCTCGGCGTGATGTACCCCCTCGCGTCCCGGCTGGCCCGGGACGCGGACTCGGTGCTGGGGATCGACAACACCCGGTGGGGCGCGATGGGCTATGACGGCATCCAGGCCGTGGACGGCTCCGCGCGGGTCTCGCTCGCACGGGCGCTGGACGGCGGGCTGCCCGACGAGGGCTGCGCGAGCGTCGACGCGTCGGCGGTCGTCTCGCGCGGCGGGCCGCCGTCCGGAGCGCACAGCGACATCTGTCACGACGAGCTGGCGCGGCTGATCCTGCTGGCCGGCCGCATCGGCGGCTGA
- a CDS encoding SDR family oxidoreductase: protein MNTVRDAGVVVTGAGGGIGAALARRFAAEGARVVVNDLDAAKAAAVAAEIGAKAVPGDASEILPAAREALGGVIDVYCANAGVAATGGPEADEDEWVASWDVNVMAHVRASRELLPAWLERGSGRFVATVSAAGLLTMVGSAPYSVSKHAAYAFAEWLSLTYRHRGIAVHAICPQGVRTDMLRGTGAAGDLLLAPTAIEPERVADALFEGMATDRFLILPHPEVADYYTARAADPDRWLDGMNHLQRKLEQAPDPDRV, encoded by the coding sequence GTGAACACCGTGCGGGACGCGGGAGTTGTGGTCACCGGAGCGGGCGGCGGCATAGGCGCCGCCCTCGCCCGTCGGTTCGCCGCCGAAGGCGCCCGCGTCGTCGTCAACGACCTCGACGCCGCCAAGGCCGCGGCCGTCGCCGCGGAGATCGGCGCCAAGGCCGTCCCCGGTGACGCCTCGGAGATCCTCCCCGCCGCCCGCGAGGCGCTGGGCGGGGTGATCGACGTCTACTGCGCCAACGCCGGCGTCGCCGCCACCGGCGGCCCCGAGGCGGACGAGGACGAGTGGGTCGCCTCCTGGGACGTCAACGTCATGGCGCACGTACGGGCGAGCCGCGAGCTGCTCCCCGCGTGGCTGGAGCGCGGCAGCGGGCGCTTCGTCGCCACCGTCTCCGCCGCCGGGCTGCTCACCATGGTCGGCTCGGCGCCCTACAGCGTCTCCAAGCACGCGGCGTACGCCTTCGCCGAATGGCTCTCCCTCACCTACCGGCACCGCGGCATCGCCGTCCACGCGATCTGCCCGCAAGGCGTCCGGACGGACATGCTGCGCGGCACCGGAGCGGCCGGGGACCTGCTGCTCGCGCCCACCGCCATCGAGCCCGAGCGGGTCGCGGACGCCCTGTTCGAGGGCATGGCCACCGACCGTTTCCTCATCCTCCCGCACCCGGAGGTCGCGGACTACTACACCGCGCGGGCCGCCGACCCCGACCGCTGGCTCGACGGCATGAACCACCTTCAGCGCAAGCTCGAACAGGCCCCGGACCCCGATCGCGTATAG
- a CDS encoding AMP-binding protein: MTANPSSPRHSGRAPTARAVPDSYADKPWLSLLSEAQRAPVQPPPSVPHAFRDAVRRAPDRHALAYFDGRLTYRRADELSDAIAGHLAARGFLRGDRAAVMLQNSPHFVLAVLGIWKAGGTVVPLNPMYRTAEAAHILHDAGATALVCADRAWVERLREAADSSPVRTVLTACEAGLQTRDDTRVLRGGRLPVPEDAEDLLTVARSGAAAPEGIDLGPDDIALISYTSGTTGRPKGAMNTHGNVCHNAERQRTGAGLPEGCTYFALAPLFHITGMVAQLAACLAGAGTLALAYRFEPGVVLDAFLEHRPAYTVGPATAFMALMAQEGVGRDHFSSFRMISSGGAPLPPALVEQFRATLGPYLHNGYGLTECTAPCAAVLPGLEAPVDPVSGTLAVGVPGADTLVRVVDDQGADVPFGEQGEIVVRGPQVIPGYWRRPEDTADALPGGELRTGDIGFMDREGWLYVVDRKKDMINASGFKVWPREVEDVLYTHPAVREAAVVGVPDPYRGETVKAWISLRPGTTADPAAVVAYCRERLAAYKYPRAVEILPDLPKTSSGKILRRELRGRA; this comes from the coding sequence ATGACAGCGAACCCCTCCTCACCGCGCCACTCAGGCCGTGCCCCGACGGCGCGGGCCGTACCGGACTCCTACGCGGACAAGCCCTGGCTCTCCCTGCTCAGCGAGGCACAGCGGGCGCCCGTCCAGCCGCCGCCGAGCGTGCCGCACGCCTTCCGGGACGCCGTGCGGCGCGCCCCCGACCGGCACGCGCTCGCCTACTTCGACGGGCGGCTCACCTACCGCCGGGCCGACGAGCTGTCCGACGCGATCGCGGGCCACCTCGCCGCGCGTGGCTTCTTGCGCGGCGACCGGGCGGCGGTCATGCTGCAGAACTCCCCGCACTTCGTCCTCGCCGTCCTCGGCATCTGGAAAGCCGGCGGCACCGTCGTCCCCCTGAATCCCATGTACAGGACGGCGGAGGCCGCGCACATCCTGCACGACGCCGGGGCCACCGCCCTGGTCTGCGCGGACCGCGCCTGGGTGGAGCGGCTGCGGGAAGCGGCGGACTCCTCGCCCGTCCGGACCGTCCTCACGGCCTGTGAGGCCGGCCTCCAGACCCGCGACGACACCCGCGTGCTGCGCGGCGGCCGGCTGCCGGTGCCCGAGGACGCCGAGGACCTCCTGACCGTGGCCCGCTCCGGTGCCGCGGCGCCCGAGGGCATCGACCTCGGCCCCGACGACATCGCACTCATCAGCTACACCTCGGGCACCACCGGCCGTCCCAAGGGCGCCATGAACACCCACGGCAACGTCTGCCACAACGCCGAGCGGCAGCGCACCGGTGCCGGACTGCCCGAGGGCTGTACCTACTTCGCCCTCGCCCCGCTGTTCCACATCACCGGCATGGTCGCCCAGCTCGCGGCCTGCCTCGCCGGGGCCGGGACGCTCGCGCTCGCCTACCGCTTCGAACCCGGCGTCGTCCTCGACGCGTTCCTGGAGCACCGACCCGCCTACACCGTGGGCCCGGCCACCGCGTTCATGGCCCTGATGGCCCAGGAGGGAGTCGGCCGGGACCACTTCTCGTCCTTCCGCATGATCTCCTCGGGCGGGGCACCGCTGCCCCCCGCGCTGGTCGAGCAGTTCCGCGCCACCCTCGGCCCGTACCTCCACAACGGCTACGGGCTCACCGAGTGCACCGCCCCCTGCGCCGCCGTCCTGCCCGGCCTCGAGGCCCCGGTCGACCCCGTCTCCGGCACCCTCGCCGTCGGGGTGCCCGGCGCCGACACCCTCGTCCGCGTCGTCGACGACCAGGGCGCGGACGTCCCCTTCGGCGAACAGGGCGAGATCGTGGTGCGCGGCCCGCAGGTGATACCCGGCTACTGGCGGCGCCCGGAGGACACCGCCGACGCGCTGCCCGGCGGCGAACTGCGGACCGGCGACATCGGCTTCATGGACCGCGAGGGCTGGCTCTATGTGGTCGACCGCAAGAAGGACATGATCAACGCGTCGGGCTTCAAGGTGTGGCCCCGCGAGGTCGAGGACGTCCTCTACACCCACCCCGCCGTCCGCGAGGCGGCCGTCGTCGGGGTGCCGGACCCCTACCGGGGGGAGACGGTCAAGGCCTGGATCAGCCTCCGGCCGGGCACGACCGCGGACCCCGCCGCGGTCGTCGCCTACTGCCGCGAGCGGCTCGCCGCGTACAAGTACCCGCGCGCGGTCGAGATCCTGCCGGACCTTCCCAAGACGAGCAGTGGCAAGATCCTCAGACGGGAGCTGCGCGGCCGGGCGTAG
- a CDS encoding TetR/AcrR family transcriptional regulator translates to MTRTTTAGTTDGGGRAVPQRLLAAATRLFADQGYDRTSVQEIVEAAGVTKGALYHYFGSKDDLLHEVYARVLRLQQERLDALADSDAPVERRLRDAAADVVVTTIENLDDTKIFFRSMHHLAPEKDKQVRAERRRYHERFRALVEEGQRTGVFSAATPADLVVDYHFGSVHHLSSWYRPDGPLRPQQVAEHLADLLMRALRP, encoded by the coding sequence ATGACCAGGACGACGACGGCCGGAACGACGGACGGCGGCGGCAGGGCCGTGCCGCAGCGGCTGCTGGCCGCCGCCACCCGCCTCTTCGCGGACCAGGGGTACGACCGGACGTCCGTGCAGGAGATCGTCGAGGCGGCGGGCGTCACCAAGGGCGCGCTCTATCACTACTTCGGGTCGAAGGACGACCTGCTGCACGAGGTCTACGCGCGGGTCCTGCGGCTCCAGCAGGAGCGGCTGGACGCCCTGGCGGACTCGGACGCCCCCGTCGAGCGGCGGCTGCGGGACGCGGCCGCCGACGTCGTCGTCACGACGATCGAGAACCTCGACGACACGAAGATCTTCTTCCGGTCCATGCACCACCTCGCGCCGGAGAAGGACAAGCAGGTGCGGGCCGAACGCCGCCGCTACCACGAGAGATTCCGCGCGCTGGTCGAGGAGGGCCAGCGCACCGGGGTGTTCAGCGCGGCGACCCCCGCCGACCTGGTGGTGGACTACCACTTCGGCTCGGTCCACCACCTCAGCAGCTGGTACCGCCCCGACGGACCGCTCCGCCCCCAGCAGGTCGCGGAGCACTTGGCGGACCTCCTGATGCGGGCCCTGCGGCCCTAG